From a region of the Geothrix sp. 21YS21S-2 genome:
- a CDS encoding 16S rRNA (uracil(1498)-N(3))-methyltransferase: protein MNLVLLREEDFTAPGRVRLHGRRERHVLEVHRAAVGDELVVGLLGGSVGRGRVASLEDGLHLEVVLDRPPPQKLPLTLVLALPRPKVLNRTLAAATSLGAARIFLVNAWKVEKSYWKSPRLSEENLLEQRILGLEQARDTILPELHLRRLLRPFAEGELPGILQGTLPLLAHPGVPGPCPRDAGGPVTLVIGPEGGFIPAEVEMLTRSGCRPVNLGERILRVETAVAALTGRLF, encoded by the coding sequence ATGAACCTCGTGCTCCTCCGGGAGGAGGACTTCACGGCTCCGGGCCGGGTCCGGCTCCATGGGCGCAGGGAGCGGCACGTCCTGGAGGTGCACCGGGCGGCCGTGGGAGACGAGCTGGTGGTGGGCCTCCTGGGCGGATCCGTGGGCCGGGGCCGGGTGGCCTCGCTGGAGGACGGCCTCCACCTGGAGGTGGTCCTGGACCGGCCGCCGCCCCAGAAGCTGCCCCTGACCCTGGTGCTGGCCCTGCCCCGGCCCAAGGTGCTCAACCGCACCCTGGCGGCCGCCACGAGCCTGGGGGCGGCCCGCATCTTCCTGGTCAACGCCTGGAAGGTGGAAAAAAGCTACTGGAAGAGCCCGCGCCTTTCGGAGGAGAACCTTCTCGAGCAGCGGATCCTGGGCCTGGAGCAGGCCCGGGACACCATCCTCCCGGAGCTGCACCTCCGCCGCCTCCTGAGGCCCTTCGCCGAGGGCGAGCTCCCCGGAATTCTCCAGGGCACCCTCCCGCTCCTGGCGCATCCGGGCGTGCCCGGGCCCTGCCCCCGCGACGCCGGGGGCCCCGTGACCCTGGTGATCGGCCCCGAGGGCGGGTTCATCCCCGCCGAGGTGGAGATGCTCACCCGGAGCGGGTGCAGGCCGGTGAACCTCGGGGAGCGGATCCTCAGGGTGGAGACCGCGGTCGCCGCCCTCACGGGCCGCCTTTTCTGA
- a CDS encoding bifunctional UDP-4-keto-pentose/UDP-xylose synthase: MKILILGVNGFIGSHLVGRILRDTTWEVYGMDLGNHKVAEYLDNPRFHFREGDISISKEWIEYHVKNCDVVLPLVAIATPKVYVTDPLRVFELDFEENLRIVRQCVKYKKRVVFPSTSEVYGMCPDAEFDEETSALVTGPIPMQRWIYSTSKQLLDRVIWGYGFRDNLQFTLFRPFNWMGPKLDSLNTAKEGSSRLVTQFAWNLFNGEPLKLVDGGAQRRCFCDVEDAMDGLMSVLRNEGGKADGKIFNIGNPANDHSVQDIAERMLEIWKDHPFRLERNIPLSHIVQETSGAFYGKGYQDVLVRTPSIRRMRETFGFDPKIGIKEALRKAIDFFVEEHKAMEKIVETEG, translated from the coding sequence GTGAAAATCCTCATCCTTGGCGTGAACGGATTCATCGGGTCGCATCTCGTTGGCCGCATCCTGCGCGACACCACCTGGGAAGTCTATGGCATGGATCTCGGCAACCACAAGGTCGCCGAGTACCTGGACAACCCCCGCTTCCACTTCCGCGAGGGCGACATCAGCATCAGCAAGGAGTGGATCGAGTACCACGTGAAGAACTGCGACGTGGTGCTGCCCCTGGTGGCCATCGCCACCCCCAAGGTCTACGTCACCGACCCCCTGCGGGTGTTCGAGCTGGACTTCGAGGAGAACCTCCGCATCGTCCGCCAGTGCGTCAAGTACAAGAAGCGGGTCGTCTTCCCCAGCACCTCCGAGGTCTACGGCATGTGCCCGGACGCGGAGTTCGACGAGGAGACCTCGGCCCTGGTCACCGGCCCCATCCCCATGCAGCGGTGGATCTACTCCACCTCCAAGCAGCTTCTCGACCGCGTCATCTGGGGCTACGGGTTCCGGGACAACCTCCAGTTCACCCTGTTCCGCCCCTTCAACTGGATGGGACCCAAGCTCGACAGCCTCAACACCGCCAAGGAGGGCTCCAGCCGCCTGGTGACCCAGTTCGCCTGGAACCTGTTCAACGGCGAGCCCCTCAAGCTGGTGGACGGCGGCGCCCAGCGCCGCTGCTTCTGCGACGTCGAGGACGCCATGGACGGCCTCATGAGCGTGCTGCGCAACGAGGGCGGCAAGGCCGACGGCAAGATCTTCAACATCGGCAACCCCGCCAACGACCATAGCGTGCAGGACATCGCCGAGCGCATGCTGGAGATCTGGAAGGACCACCCCTTCCGCCTGGAGCGCAACATCCCCCTGTCGCACATCGTGCAGGAGACCAGCGGCGCCTTCTACGGCAAGGGCTACCAGGACGTCCTGGTGCGCACCCCCAGCATCCGGCGCATGCGCGAGACCTTCGGCTTCGATCCGAAGATCGGCATCAAGGAGGCCCTGCGCAAGGCCATCGACTTCTTCGTGGAAGAGCACAAGGCCATGGAGAAGATCGTGGAGACCGAGGGTTGA
- a CDS encoding glycosyltransferase family 39 protein, translating into MTKKERGTLLWIWLFLGLVPLFMRPLWEPDEARYAEIPREMLASADWLTPRLNQVLYFEKPPLQYWLSALSMKAFGLHAFAARLPLALATLITLWCAWKLATRLGARQATWAAFMAATAVLAYVCAQVLTLDALFSAFQVLALVAGIEAVAARFEERPATGWSLLAFGSMALAMLTKGLAAPVLVGGILICSLPFAWSAPRMRSALLRTLLDPLGWLLFAAVAAPWFVLVERANPGHANFFFIHEHFARYTSHVHDRAGSKNPVLDKFYFTAFLAVGVLPWLGACVTGLRRGVAFLRRTSGPVSEGAPLIRWTVATVILGAAVPLLFYSLSGSKLPPYIHPAIVPLLALACALEKEGEEWTALARAGRELLVLGVLFLAAPFIVKDLTGPAWILALGVAFLAMGCWGLRPRALTGPRFMAGLGAALLLLTFAASRVAPPTKDASSLIRKAPAGAQWISCGDYYQVLPFLTGERVVVVAGTGELAYGRDHLDPGTRARWFQEDLDQLLPMAQRLRAEDPSRPVAALIDRWAWRDLPEDQKAAFQVTVRTDKNLLAVLR; encoded by the coding sequence TTGACGAAAAAGGAACGGGGCACCCTCCTCTGGATCTGGCTCTTCCTCGGCCTGGTCCCGCTCTTCATGCGCCCCCTGTGGGAACCTGACGAGGCCCGCTACGCCGAGATCCCCCGGGAGATGCTCGCGAGCGCGGACTGGCTCACGCCCCGGCTCAACCAGGTCCTCTACTTCGAGAAGCCGCCCCTCCAGTACTGGCTTTCCGCCCTTTCCATGAAGGCCTTCGGCCTGCACGCCTTCGCGGCGCGCCTGCCCCTGGCCCTGGCCACGCTCATCACCCTGTGGTGCGCGTGGAAGCTGGCCACGCGCCTGGGGGCGCGCCAGGCCACCTGGGCGGCCTTCATGGCCGCCACGGCCGTGCTGGCCTACGTCTGCGCCCAGGTGCTCACCCTGGACGCGCTCTTCTCCGCCTTCCAGGTGCTGGCCCTGGTGGCCGGCATCGAGGCGGTGGCCGCGCGTTTCGAGGAGCGCCCCGCCACCGGCTGGAGCCTCCTGGCCTTCGGGTCCATGGCCCTGGCCATGCTCACCAAGGGGCTGGCGGCGCCGGTGCTGGTGGGGGGGATCCTCATCTGCTCGCTGCCCTTCGCCTGGTCCGCGCCCCGCATGCGCTCGGCCCTGCTGAGGACCCTCCTGGACCCCCTGGGCTGGCTCCTCTTCGCCGCCGTCGCGGCGCCGTGGTTCGTCCTGGTGGAGCGGGCCAATCCGGGCCACGCGAATTTCTTCTTCATCCACGAGCACTTCGCCAGGTACACCAGCCACGTCCACGACCGCGCCGGTTCCAAGAACCCCGTCCTCGACAAGTTCTACTTCACGGCCTTCCTGGCGGTGGGCGTCCTGCCCTGGCTCGGCGCCTGCGTGACGGGCCTGCGCCGGGGCGTGGCCTTCCTGCGCCGGACGTCGGGCCCCGTCTCCGAAGGCGCGCCCCTCATCCGGTGGACCGTGGCCACCGTCATCCTGGGCGCCGCCGTCCCGCTGCTCTTCTATAGCCTCTCGGGCTCCAAGCTGCCCCCCTACATCCATCCCGCCATCGTCCCGCTCCTGGCCCTGGCCTGCGCGCTGGAGAAGGAGGGGGAGGAATGGACCGCCCTGGCCCGCGCCGGAAGGGAGCTCCTGGTGCTCGGCGTGCTGTTCCTGGCGGCGCCCTTCATCGTCAAGGACCTCACGGGACCCGCCTGGATCCTGGCCCTCGGCGTGGCCTTCCTGGCCATGGGCTGCTGGGGCCTGCGGCCCAGGGCGCTCACCGGACCCAGGTTCATGGCGGGCCTGGGCGCGGCCCTGCTGCTGCTCACCTTCGCCGCCAGCCGGGTGGCCCCGCCCACCAAGGACGCCAGCTCCCTGATCCGCAAGGCCCCGGCGGGGGCCCAGTGGATCAGCTGCGGCGACTACTACCAGGTGCTGCCCTTCCTCACCGGGGAGCGGGTGGTGGTGGTGGCGGGCACCGGCGAGCTCGCCTACGGCCGGGACCACCTGGATCCCGGCACCCGCGCGCGCTGGTTCCAGGAGGATCTGGACCAGCTCCTCCCCATGGCGCAGCGCCTGCGCGCCGAGGATCCCTCCCGCCCCGTGGCCGCCCTCATCGACCGCTGGGCCTGGCGCGACCTGCCCGAGGACCAGAAGGCGGCCTTCCAGGTCACCGTCCGCACCGACAAGAACCTCCTGGCGGTTCTGAGGTAG